In one window of Posidoniimonas corsicana DNA:
- a CDS encoding DUF1559 domain-containing protein produces MPHLPPRDHRSAFTLVELLVVIAIIGVLIALLLPAVQAAREAARRTQCANNLKQLALGIHNYESSFKHLPPSAIVNPRDLSSNNNGSWGVHGRILDYLEEGSLRDLVDVELAWDDQLAINGVRIAAFQCPSDQRAGEPRDPGSGRPLLYSTTYGFNFGTWFVYDPTANQGGDGIFYPNSNLRLAKVTDGTSNTLLAAEVKAWTPYRRNGGPASTDIPATVADVVAAVGSAGQSKLDPATGHTEWPDGRVHHTGFTAVMTPNTEVPFEDNGVTYDVDYNSWQEGKSSGGSSPPTYAAITSRSYHPGGVQTAFVDGSVRLFQENVDLLVWRAHATRAGDEVLPD; encoded by the coding sequence TTGCCCCACCTCCCCCCCCGCGACCATCGTTCGGCGTTCACCCTGGTCGAGCTGCTGGTGGTGATCGCCATCATTGGCGTGCTGATCGCGCTGCTGCTGCCGGCCGTGCAGGCCGCCCGCGAGGCCGCCCGCCGCACCCAGTGCGCCAACAACCTCAAGCAGCTGGCGCTCGGCATCCACAACTACGAGAGCTCGTTCAAGCACCTGCCGCCCAGCGCGATCGTCAACCCGCGGGACCTGTCGAGCAACAACAACGGCTCGTGGGGCGTGCACGGGCGGATCCTGGACTACCTGGAGGAGGGCAGCCTGCGTGACCTGGTGGACGTCGAGCTCGCCTGGGACGACCAGCTCGCCATCAACGGCGTCCGCATCGCGGCGTTCCAGTGCCCCAGCGACCAGCGGGCCGGCGAGCCGCGCGACCCGGGCAGCGGCCGGCCGCTGCTGTACTCCACCACCTACGGCTTCAACTTCGGCACGTGGTTCGTCTACGACCCGACCGCCAACCAGGGCGGCGACGGGATCTTCTACCCCAACAGCAACCTCCGCCTGGCCAAGGTGACCGACGGGACCAGCAACACGCTGCTGGCCGCCGAGGTGAAGGCCTGGACCCCGTACCGGCGCAACGGCGGCCCCGCCTCGACGGACATCCCGGCAACGGTGGCCGACGTGGTCGCCGCCGTCGGCTCGGCCGGCCAGTCGAAGCTCGACCCGGCCACCGGGCACACCGAGTGGCCGGACGGCCGCGTGCACCACACCGGCTTCACCGCCGTGATGACCCCCAACACCGAGGTGCCCTTCGAGGACAACGGCGTCACCTACGACGTCGACTACAACTCGTGGCAGGAGGGCAAGAGCTCGGGCGGTTCGTCGCCGCCGACCTACGCGGCCATCACCTCCCGCAGCTACCACCCGGGCGGCGTGCAGACCGCCTTCGTGGACGGCTCGGTGCGGCTGTTCCAAGAGAACGTCGACCTGCTGGTCTGGCGGGCCCACGCCACCCGCGCGGGCGACGAGGTCCTGCCGGACTAG
- a CDS encoding sulfatase family protein, translating to MHKAILLSIGTLLAAATAGADERPNFLFAIADDWGWPHASAYGDPVVRTPAFDEIARQGVLFHHAYVSSPSCTPSRNAILTGQWHWRLGSGANLWSDFPARLTTYPELLRGAGYQVGATGKAFGPGRVEPQGREVAGRRYKSFEKFLEQRNADTPFCYWLGSSDPHRPYQAGSGAESGMDLSAIDLPACFPDSTEVRSDVADYYWEVQRFDRLVGAAIAELKERGLWENTVVVMTGDHGMPFPRCKANLYDSGTRVPLAISWPAGGGQAGRESSDFVSLTDLAPTYLALAGVELPEEMTGQSIAPVLLGKTDEDQWRPRPHVLFGKERHTPTQEAPDRGGYPCRAIRTHDYLYIRNFSPDRWPNGTPNYQQAFVPGNWYSDSDNGPTKTYMVEHRGQDATHQRLFELAFAKRPAEELYDLTADPDQLHNVADEPRHADARRRLSNALLAELQATGDPRVGGRGAELEAHPYYGQGPKHPDWRPAPGAASGPK from the coding sequence ATGCACAAGGCGATCTTGCTATCGATTGGGACACTGCTGGCAGCGGCCACGGCGGGGGCCGACGAGCGTCCAAACTTCCTGTTCGCTATCGCCGACGACTGGGGCTGGCCCCACGCCAGCGCGTACGGCGACCCGGTCGTGCGGACCCCGGCGTTCGATGAGATCGCGCGGCAGGGCGTGCTGTTCCACCACGCCTACGTCAGCTCGCCGAGCTGCACGCCGTCGCGCAACGCGATCCTCACCGGCCAGTGGCACTGGCGGCTGGGGAGCGGCGCCAACCTGTGGTCCGACTTCCCGGCGCGGCTGACCACGTACCCCGAACTGCTCCGCGGCGCCGGCTACCAGGTCGGCGCCACGGGCAAGGCTTTCGGACCGGGGCGGGTCGAGCCCCAGGGCAGAGAGGTCGCCGGCAGACGCTACAAGAGCTTCGAGAAGTTCCTCGAGCAGCGCAACGCCGACACCCCGTTTTGCTATTGGCTCGGCAGCTCCGACCCGCACCGCCCTTACCAAGCCGGCTCGGGCGCCGAGAGCGGGATGGACCTGTCCGCGATTGACCTGCCGGCGTGCTTCCCGGACAGCACCGAGGTGCGCAGCGATGTGGCCGATTACTACTGGGAGGTGCAGCGGTTCGATCGGCTGGTCGGCGCCGCCATCGCGGAGCTCAAAGAACGCGGCCTGTGGGAGAACACGGTGGTGGTCATGACCGGCGACCACGGCATGCCGTTCCCCCGCTGCAAGGCGAACCTGTACGACTCTGGCACACGCGTGCCGCTGGCGATCAGCTGGCCCGCGGGCGGCGGCCAGGCGGGGCGCGAGTCTAGCGACTTCGTCAGCCTGACGGACCTGGCGCCGACATACCTCGCGTTGGCTGGCGTCGAGCTCCCGGAAGAGATGACCGGGCAGAGCATCGCCCCGGTGCTGCTCGGGAAGACGGACGAGGACCAATGGCGGCCGAGGCCCCACGTGCTGTTCGGCAAAGAACGCCACACGCCCACGCAGGAGGCGCCCGACCGCGGCGGGTACCCCTGCCGCGCAATCCGCACGCACGACTACCTCTACATCCGCAACTTCAGCCCGGACCGCTGGCCCAACGGCACGCCGAACTACCAGCAGGCGTTCGTGCCGGGCAACTGGTACTCGGACTCGGACAACGGGCCGACCAAGACCTACATGGTTGAGCACCGCGGGCAGGACGCGACGCACCAGCGCCTGTTCGAGCTGGCGTTCGCCAAACGACCCGCCGAGGAGCTGTACGACCTGACCGCCGACCCGGACCAGCTCCATAATGTCGCCGACGAGCCGCGCCACGCCGATGCGCGGCGGCGGCTCAGCAACGCACTACTTGCCGAGCTCCAAGCCACCGGCGACCCCCGCGTCGGGGGCCGGGGCGCCGAGCTCGAGGCGCACCCTTACTACGGCCAAGGCCCCAAGCACCCGGACTGGCGCCCGGCGCCGGGCGCCGCGAGCGGTCCGAAGTGA
- a CDS encoding GntR family transcriptional regulator, which translates to MLIRIEKGSSVPISKQLAEQIAAQCAAGRLQPGDRVPSVRELARELAVNQNTVLRVYERLTGEGLLERRHGQGTFVAKTAGKKAAAAHEKRLVEELRQLARQAQGLGLSSNELHGLLAQAWEQLGAETQQNEEAHH; encoded by the coding sequence ATGCTGATCCGCATCGAAAAAGGCTCGAGCGTCCCGATCTCCAAGCAGCTGGCCGAGCAGATCGCCGCCCAGTGCGCCGCCGGCCGGCTGCAGCCGGGCGACCGCGTGCCGTCGGTCCGCGAGCTGGCCCGCGAGCTGGCCGTCAACCAGAACACCGTGCTCCGCGTCTACGAACGCCTGACCGGCGAGGGCCTGCTGGAGCGGCGGCACGGCCAGGGCACATTCGTCGCGAAGACGGCCGGGAAGAAAGCCGCGGCCGCCCACGAGAAGAGACTTGTCGAAGAGCTCCGCCAGCTCGCCCGCCAGGCGCAGGGCCTGGGGCTCTCTTCTAACGAGTTGCACGGGCTGCTGGCCCAGGCCTGGGAGCAGCTCGGCGCGGAAACCCAGCAGAACGAGGAGGCCCACCACTGA
- a CDS encoding ABC transporter ATP-binding protein: MSDYAIEMHAVSKWFRRNLVLSGVTLNVQRGKTFAFLGRNGAGKTTSIRLMMGLINRNDGVVRVLGLDPAQDPLLVRDRVGYLAEDQTMYGWMRVDEIVRYVAPFYSTWDHDLARMYLGEFELPLRTKIKHLSKGQTVRLGLVLALAHRPELVILDDPALGLDPIMRKQFNRDLITHLQGEGRTVFYSSHLLYEVEPIADEVAIIDAGKVLRQSGTEELRADVKQLVTTPTGAAMIDSGQVLDSRREGDEVALTVTGTAACESLLSERGELRRVTDLNLDEIFEAYVVGKKTNTTGNTTREPETTTA; this comes from the coding sequence ATGAGCGACTACGCGATCGAGATGCACGCCGTGAGCAAGTGGTTCCGCCGCAACCTGGTGCTGAGCGGCGTGACGCTGAACGTCCAGCGCGGCAAGACCTTCGCCTTCCTGGGCCGCAACGGCGCCGGCAAGACCACCTCCATCCGCCTGATGATGGGCCTCATCAACCGCAACGACGGCGTCGTCCGGGTGCTGGGGCTCGACCCGGCGCAGGACCCGCTGCTCGTCCGCGACCGGGTCGGCTACCTGGCCGAGGACCAGACCATGTACGGCTGGATGCGGGTGGACGAGATCGTACGCTACGTGGCGCCGTTCTACTCCACCTGGGACCACGACCTGGCCCGCATGTACCTGGGTGAATTCGAGCTGCCGCTGCGGACCAAGATCAAGCACCTCTCCAAGGGCCAGACCGTGCGGCTCGGGCTGGTGCTGGCGCTCGCCCACCGGCCTGAGCTGGTGATCCTGGACGACCCGGCGCTCGGCCTGGACCCGATCATGCGCAAGCAGTTTAACCGCGACCTGATCACCCATCTGCAGGGCGAGGGCCGGACCGTGTTCTACAGCTCTCACCTGCTGTACGAGGTGGAGCCGATCGCCGACGAGGTCGCCATCATCGACGCCGGCAAGGTGCTCCGCCAGAGCGGCACCGAGGAGCTGCGGGCCGACGTGAAGCAGCTGGTCACCACGCCCACGGGCGCCGCGATGATCGACTCCGGCCAGGTGCTCGACTCACGACGCGAAGGGGACGAGGTCGCCCTCACCGTGACCGGCACCGCGGCGTGCGAGTCGCTGCTGTCCGAACGGGGCGAGCTCCGCCGCGTGACCGACCTGAACCTCGATGAGATCTTCGAAGCCTACGTCGTGGGGAAGAAAACGAACACCACTGGAAACACAACGCGCGAACCTGAAACAACCACCGCCTAG